The Streptomyces sp. HUAS CB01 genome has a segment encoding these proteins:
- a CDS encoding M4 family metallopeptidase, whose protein sequence is MDSFTPVFCGIVPPHLLDKLARAGDPAVAAAARRTLVADAAHRTGRRLTTVTGAPAPSQEVVPGPQRTLYDAGNTTALPGTKVRSEGDEPVQDATVNRAYAGLGATFDLLMTAYGHDSIDGAGLPLDATVHYDEKYGNAFWNGEQMVFGDGDGEIFLDFTGPVDVIAHELAHGFTQYSANFTYFGQPGALNESVSDVFGSLVKQYTLDQSADRADWLIGAGLLAPGVSGVALRSMKAPGTAYDDDVLGKDPQPATMADYVRTGRDNGGVHINSGIPNHAFYLLATQLGGKAWERAGQIWYDTMTSGKLQVDASFADFARETVEAATARYGSGEEREAVVKSWSRVGVPAN, encoded by the coding sequence ATGGACTCCTTCACGCCTGTCTTCTGCGGCATCGTGCCGCCGCACCTCCTCGACAAGCTCGCGCGTGCCGGTGATCCGGCCGTGGCCGCCGCGGCCCGCCGCACCCTGGTGGCGGACGCCGCGCACCGCACGGGCCGTCGGCTGACCACCGTCACCGGCGCCCCGGCACCCTCCCAGGAGGTCGTCCCGGGCCCGCAGCGCACGCTGTACGACGCCGGGAACACGACCGCACTGCCCGGCACGAAGGTGCGCTCCGAGGGCGACGAGCCCGTCCAGGACGCCACCGTCAACCGCGCCTACGCCGGGCTGGGCGCGACGTTCGACCTGCTGATGACGGCGTACGGACACGACTCGATCGACGGCGCCGGCCTGCCCCTGGACGCGACCGTCCACTACGACGAGAAGTACGGGAACGCCTTCTGGAACGGCGAGCAGATGGTGTTCGGCGACGGTGACGGCGAGATCTTCCTCGACTTCACCGGCCCGGTCGACGTCATCGCCCACGAGCTGGCGCACGGCTTCACCCAGTACTCGGCCAACTTCACCTATTTCGGCCAGCCGGGCGCGCTGAACGAGTCGGTGTCGGACGTCTTCGGCTCGCTGGTGAAGCAGTACACGCTGGACCAGAGCGCGGACCGGGCCGACTGGCTCATCGGCGCGGGCCTGCTCGCGCCCGGGGTCAGCGGGGTGGCGCTGCGGTCGATGAAGGCGCCGGGCACGGCGTACGACGACGATGTGCTCGGCAAGGACCCGCAGCCGGCGACGATGGCCGACTACGTCCGCACGGGCCGGGACAACGGCGGCGTCCACATCAACTCGGGCATCCCCAACCACGCCTTCTACCTGCTCGCCACCCAGCTGGGCGGCAAGGCGTGGGAGCGGGCGGGACAGATCTGGTACGACACGATGACGTCGGGAAAGCTGCAGGTCGACGCGTCGTTCGCCGACTTCGCCCGGGAGACCGTCGAGGCGGCCACCGCGCGCTACGGGAGCGGCGAGGAGCGCGAGGCCGTGGTGAAGTCGTGGTCCCGGGTCGGTGTGCCTGCCAACTGA
- a CDS encoding PhoH family protein: protein MTQTPTDQTLAPGQARALFTVPAKHPMVTVLGSGDSLLRVIEQAFPTVDIHVRGNVISAVGEERQVALVQRLFDEMMLVLRTGQPMTEDAVERSIAMLREEGGGAAAETPSEVLTQNILSSRGRTIRPKTLNQKRYVDAIDKHTVVFGIGPAGTGKTYLAMAKAVQALQSKQVNRIILTRPAVEAGERLGFLPGTLYEKIDPYLRPLYDALHDMIDPDSIPRLMAAGTIEVAPLAYMRGRTLNDAFIILDEAQNTNPEQMKMFLTRLGFESKIVITGDVTQVDLPGGTKSGLRQVREILDGVPDVHFSMLTSQDVVRHKLVGRIVDAYEQYDSRNGSNGK, encoded by the coding sequence ATGACTCAGACACCCACAGACCAGACCCTCGCGCCGGGGCAGGCACGAGCCCTTTTCACCGTCCCCGCGAAGCACCCGATGGTGACCGTGCTCGGTTCTGGTGATTCCCTGCTGCGCGTGATCGAGCAGGCGTTCCCGACCGTGGACATCCATGTCCGCGGCAATGTGATCAGTGCGGTCGGCGAAGAGCGGCAAGTCGCACTGGTCCAGCGCCTTTTCGACGAGATGATGCTGGTGCTCCGCACCGGACAGCCGATGACGGAGGACGCCGTGGAACGCTCGATCGCCATGCTTCGCGAGGAAGGCGGGGGAGCGGCGGCCGAGACCCCTTCCGAGGTCCTCACCCAGAACATCCTGTCCAGCCGCGGCCGCACCATCCGCCCCAAGACGCTCAACCAGAAGCGCTATGTCGACGCCATCGACAAGCACACGGTCGTCTTCGGCATCGGCCCCGCCGGTACGGGCAAGACGTACCTCGCCATGGCCAAGGCCGTGCAGGCGCTGCAGTCCAAGCAGGTCAACCGGATCATCCTCACCCGGCCCGCGGTCGAGGCGGGCGAGCGCCTGGGCTTCCTGCCCGGCACGCTCTACGAGAAGATCGACCCGTATCTGCGGCCGCTGTACGACGCCCTGCACGACATGATCGACCCGGACTCGATCCCGCGCCTGATGGCCGCGGGCACGATCGAGGTGGCGCCGCTGGCGTACATGCGCGGCCGTACGCTCAACGACGCGTTCATCATCCTCGACGAGGCGCAGAACACGAATCCGGAGCAGATGAAGATGTTCCTGACGCGTCTCGGCTTCGAGTCGAAGATCGTGATCACCGGTGACGTCACCCAGGTCGACCTGCCCGGCGGGACCAAGAGCGGTCTGCGTCAGGTCCGGGAGATCCTGGACGGCGTCCCGGACGTGCACTTCTCCATGCTGACATCGCAGGATGTCGTCCGGCACAAGCTCGTGGGCCGTATCGTCGACGCCTACGAGCAGTACGACAGCCGCAACGGCAGCAACGGGAAGTGA
- a CDS encoding MFS transporter encodes MSSRLRAAWPLVAVFAVGYLASYLLPTVVGRLSAGLGLTPAQAGLVGSVLLLASSAAGFTLASRVERFGPRRLARTGLVLAFTGYGAAALTSDVPVVVTGVALGGLGSGTATAVAAAGIAAQRDPHRVSALGLLSVSATAGALYLTIPRLGGGHALPFAALAVAALAAWAATRRLDCPGARVSVPGVRGVPDPRPSRPPLPHLRSGAVLAAAMLCWAMAQNALWGVSGRIGTTQAGLSEVTVGAVFAVALGAGLIGVVVAGAVGARCGRAVPIGVGTALIACCIVVSSSARGLVAFAVGEILWNTFYPVVLSYLIGLAASLDTRGRWAVLVGSASSLGVACGPMVGSLLSAHAGYPGMGLVLCAALLVVAVPMTAVAVHVSGRRLVPVPLPVPAAIRRRTAAAPAVLAEITVPVAETAPAGTAKVLAS; translated from the coding sequence ATGTCCTCGCGCCTGCGCGCCGCGTGGCCGCTCGTCGCCGTCTTCGCCGTCGGCTACCTCGCCTCCTACCTCCTCCCCACCGTCGTCGGCCGGCTCTCCGCCGGGCTCGGCCTCACGCCCGCCCAGGCCGGACTCGTCGGCTCCGTCCTGCTGTTGGCTTCCTCGGCCGCCGGCTTCACGCTCGCGTCACGGGTCGAGCGGTTCGGTCCGCGCCGGCTCGCCCGGACGGGACTGGTCCTCGCCTTCACGGGCTACGGCGCGGCCGCGCTGACGTCCGATGTCCCCGTGGTCGTCACCGGCGTCGCGCTGGGCGGCCTCGGCTCCGGCACGGCGACCGCGGTCGCCGCGGCGGGCATCGCCGCCCAGCGCGACCCGCACCGGGTGTCCGCGCTCGGTCTGCTCTCGGTGTCGGCGACCGCCGGCGCCCTGTATCTGACGATCCCGCGGCTCGGCGGCGGCCATGCGCTGCCGTTCGCGGCTCTCGCTGTGGCGGCACTCGCGGCATGGGCCGCGACGAGGCGGCTGGACTGCCCCGGGGCCCGGGTGAGCGTGCCGGGCGTCCGGGGAGTGCCGGACCCGCGTCCCTCCCGGCCCCCGCTCCCCCACCTCCGCTCCGGGGCGGTGCTCGCGGCCGCGATGCTCTGCTGGGCGATGGCGCAGAACGCACTGTGGGGCGTGAGCGGCCGGATAGGCACCACTCAGGCCGGACTGAGCGAGGTCACCGTCGGCGCGGTCTTCGCCGTGGCGCTCGGCGCCGGACTCATCGGTGTCGTCGTCGCCGGTGCCGTGGGCGCACGGTGCGGGCGGGCGGTGCCGATCGGCGTGGGCACGGCACTCATCGCCTGCTGCATCGTGGTCAGTTCGTCCGCGCGCGGCCTGGTCGCCTTCGCCGTGGGCGAGATCCTGTGGAACACCTTCTACCCGGTGGTGCTCTCGTACCTCATCGGCCTCGCCGCCTCGCTCGACACCCGCGGGCGCTGGGCCGTCCTCGTCGGCTCGGCGTCGTCGCTGGGGGTGGCGTGCGGCCCGATGGTGGGCAGCCTGCTGTCGGCGCACGCCGGTTACCCGGGCATGGGACTCGTGCTGTGCGCGGCCCTGCTGGTCGTGGCGGTGCCGATGACCGCGGTCGCCGTGCACGTCTCGGGCCGGCGCCTGGTGCCCGTGCCCCTGCCGGTGCCCGCCGCGATCCGGCGCCGCACCGCGGCGGCGCCGGCGGTGCTCGCGGAGATCACCGTCCCGGTCGCGGAGACCGCCCCGGCCGGCACGGCGAAGGTCCTGGCCTCCTGA
- a CDS encoding hemolysin family protein, which produces MSAQLVIGAVALVVVAWLAACAEAGIARVSAFRAAEARRSGRRGADRLVQVASDPTRYLNVALLVRVACEMAAGALVTYACLQEFAETWQALAVAIGVMVLVSYVAVGVSPRTIGRQHPLNTATAAAYVLLPLARIMGPIPQLLILIGNALTPGKGFRKGPFASEAELRAMVDLAEQESLIEAEERKMVHSVFELGDTLVREVMVPRTDLVAIERYKTIRQALTLALRSGFSRIPVTGENEDDIVGIVYLKDLVRKTHINRDAEAELVSTAMRPAAFVPDTKNAGDLLREMQQERNHVAVVIDEYGGTAGIVTIEDILEEIVGEITDEYDRELPPVQELGDSRYRVTARLDIGDLGELFGLDAYDDEDVETVGGLLAKSLGRVPIAGASAQVELPDGRALRLTAESPAGRRNKIVTVLVEPA; this is translated from the coding sequence ATGAGCGCCCAGCTCGTCATCGGCGCCGTCGCCCTGGTCGTCGTGGCCTGGCTCGCGGCCTGCGCGGAGGCCGGCATCGCCCGCGTCTCCGCCTTCCGTGCCGCCGAGGCGCGGCGCTCCGGGCGGCGCGGCGCCGACCGGCTGGTCCAGGTCGCCTCCGACCCGACGCGCTACCTCAACGTCGCCCTGCTCGTGCGGGTCGCCTGCGAGATGGCGGCCGGGGCGCTCGTCACCTACGCGTGTCTGCAGGAGTTCGCGGAGACCTGGCAGGCGCTGGCCGTCGCCATCGGTGTGATGGTCCTCGTCTCCTACGTCGCCGTCGGCGTCTCCCCGCGCACCATCGGCCGCCAGCACCCGCTCAACACGGCGACGGCCGCCGCCTACGTCCTGCTGCCGCTGGCCCGGATCATGGGCCCGATCCCGCAGCTGCTGATCCTCATCGGCAACGCGCTGACGCCGGGCAAGGGCTTCCGCAAGGGCCCGTTCGCCAGCGAGGCCGAACTGCGCGCGATGGTCGACCTGGCCGAGCAGGAGTCGCTGATCGAAGCCGAGGAACGCAAGATGGTGCACTCCGTCTTCGAGCTCGGCGACACCCTGGTCCGGGAGGTGATGGTCCCGCGCACGGACCTCGTCGCCATCGAGCGCTACAAGACCATCCGCCAGGCCCTCACCCTCGCCCTGCGCTCCGGCTTCTCCCGTATCCCGGTCACCGGCGAGAACGAGGACGACATCGTCGGGATCGTGTATCTGAAGGACCTGGTCCGCAAGACGCACATCAACCGGGACGCGGAGGCCGAGCTGGTCTCCACGGCGATGCGCCCGGCGGCCTTCGTGCCCGACACCAAGAACGCGGGCGACCTGCTGCGCGAGATGCAGCAGGAACGCAACCACGTCGCCGTCGTCATCGACGAGTACGGCGGCACCGCCGGGATCGTCACGATCGAGGACATCCTGGAGGAGATCGTCGGCGAGATCACCGACGAGTACGACCGCGAGCTGCCGCCCGTGCAGGAGCTCGGCGACTCGCGCTACCGGGTCACCGCCCGGCTCGACATCGGCGACCTCGGCGAGCTGTTCGGCCTCGACGCGTACGACGACGAGGACGTGGAGACCGTCGGCGGACTGCTGGCCAAGTCCCTCGGCCGGGTCCCGATCGCCGGCGCCAGCGCCCAGGTCGAACTCCCGGACGGCCGCGCGCTGCGGCTGACCGCCGAATCCCCCGCCGGTCGGCGGAACAAGATCGTCACCGTGCTCGTGGAGCCGGCGTGA
- a CDS encoding protealysin inhibitor emfourin, translating into MRIHVRRTGGFAGIERVSEVDTAGRPDAREWHALAEEAVGGGRDTPPVGVPDGFQYQLTVDGRTVYCADPRLTEAQRKLITRVLKEGS; encoded by the coding sequence ATGCGCATCCACGTACGACGCACGGGCGGCTTCGCCGGCATCGAGCGGGTCTCCGAGGTCGACACCGCGGGGCGGCCCGACGCCCGGGAATGGCACGCCCTGGCCGAGGAGGCGGTGGGCGGGGGCCGGGACACTCCGCCGGTGGGGGTACCGGACGGCTTCCAGTACCAGCTCACGGTCGACGGAAGGACGGTGTACTGCGCCGACCCGCGGCTGACCGAGGCACAACGGAAGCTGATCACCCGGGTGCTGAAGGAAGGCTCCTGA
- a CDS encoding WxL protein peptidoglycan domain-containing protein, producing the protein MRRLPAPLTPLPAPRARRLAPLLTPLLVPLLALAALLCAVPAAHAADNGEWSVEPTASGLGRRPYFYLSADPGTKLTDSVTVTNKTAAPLTFLLYAADAHNTERDGGFAVRTREERQRGVGAWAKPDLARVTVPARSAVTVPYTLTVPEDAEPGDHPGALVALDERVAARAGEAVAVGIQRAVGARVYLRVNGPAMPALSVEDVRYTPDKPLVPGTGDSSARVSFTLHNRGNVTLNPKVALRAEGLFGRTLLARDLTGVPGELLPRQRIRLTADWAGAPQLDWGEVTLTASAHDARGSGGVSFLAVPWLVAAVLGVAGVGTPVWLRARRRTVRGS; encoded by the coding sequence GTGCGAAGACTGCCCGCACCCCTCACACCGCTGCCCGCACCCCGTGCGCGGCGCCTCGCTCCCCTGCTCACGCCCCTTCTCGTTCCCCTGCTCGCGCTGGCCGCGCTGCTGTGCGCCGTCCCCGCCGCGCACGCCGCCGACAACGGCGAGTGGTCCGTCGAACCCACCGCCTCCGGCCTGGGCCGCCGCCCGTACTTCTACCTCTCCGCGGACCCCGGCACGAAGCTCACCGACAGCGTCACCGTGACCAACAAGACCGCCGCCCCGCTGACGTTCCTGCTGTACGCGGCGGACGCCCACAACACCGAACGGGACGGGGGCTTCGCCGTCCGCACCCGCGAGGAGAGGCAGCGCGGCGTCGGCGCCTGGGCGAAGCCGGACCTGGCCCGGGTCACCGTGCCCGCCCGTTCCGCCGTCACCGTGCCGTACACCCTGACCGTCCCCGAGGACGCGGAGCCCGGTGACCACCCCGGCGCGCTCGTCGCCCTCGACGAACGGGTCGCGGCCAGGGCAGGGGAAGCCGTGGCCGTCGGCATCCAGCGGGCGGTCGGCGCCCGTGTGTACCTCCGCGTGAACGGCCCGGCGATGCCCGCGCTCTCCGTCGAGGACGTCCGCTACACCCCGGACAAGCCTCTCGTGCCGGGCACCGGCGACAGCAGCGCCCGCGTCTCGTTCACCCTCCACAACCGCGGCAACGTCACCCTCAACCCGAAGGTCGCCCTCCGCGCCGAGGGCCTCTTCGGCCGCACCCTGCTTGCCCGGGACCTGACCGGCGTCCCGGGCGAGCTGCTGCCACGGCAGAGGATCAGGCTCACCGCGGACTGGGCCGGAGCCCCGCAGCTCGACTGGGGCGAGGTGACCCTCACGGCGAGCGCCCACGACGCCCGCGGCTCCGGCGGGGTGTCCTTCCTCGCCGTGCCCTGGCTGGTCGCGGCCGTCCTGGGCGTGGCCGGGGTCGGAACGCCGGTGTGGCTGCGGGCCCGGCGCCGGACGGTGCGCGGAAGCTGA
- a CDS encoding cytidine deaminase, protein MTESTGLDPEDRKIISLARSARARNGVAEGAAVRDETGRTYVAGTVALESLRLSALQTAVAMAVASGAKSLEAAAVVADTDAVADADRAAVRDLGGPATPVLLAGPDGLLRATVTAG, encoded by the coding sequence ATGACTGAGAGCACCGGACTCGACCCCGAAGACCGCAAGATCATCTCGCTGGCGCGCAGTGCCCGCGCGCGCAACGGCGTGGCCGAGGGCGCGGCGGTGCGGGACGAGACCGGACGGACGTACGTCGCGGGCACGGTGGCGCTCGAATCGCTGCGGCTGAGCGCCCTGCAGACCGCCGTCGCCATGGCCGTGGCCAGCGGCGCCAAGTCCCTGGAGGCCGCGGCGGTCGTCGCCGACACCGACGCGGTCGCCGACGCCGACCGCGCAGCGGTCCGGGACCTCGGCGGCCCGGCCACGCCGGTGCTTCTCGCCGGCCCCGACGGCCTGCTCCGGGCGACCGTGACGGCGGGCTGA
- a CDS encoding beta-xylosidase: MASLPSTPRRRRWAALLGVSALVATGGGFLAPSAAAQVKAAQAVDFPTRCVPPPISGIPPIDGTTSAEITVDNAAPRVGDTVTVTYTVTKPAAGNPVDLALPADIMTPTGKVTLGGAQPGSVTVAGPKKNPPVPGKAPFPAFSMTGTFTVTAPGSITLSPGDYNIHTSYIMELDTPCTVTNPPAPVSETIVATAQPGANERSVTLGTASGRPGDQVTVTGAKFTPLADVTVAGRAGAAETADRTTVKASATGTISARLTVTDKATTGVVAYEGPAWSDDKGAGPAAYTVVDDTPVPANSQKLTTAVAAGTLSMTQSGDTVQLTSVDFGKGGAATGDLHTVTVKDFRGGPAGWSLTGKVTDFTGPGGKIDAGRLSWTPACTTKAGSPSTCAAGSAGAVGTAGATLASTPNGAVTGGEFTAGAKVSLDVPAFTAPGAYSGVLTLTLT; encoded by the coding sequence ATGGCATCCCTGCCATCCACACCACGAAGACGCCGCTGGGCGGCGCTGCTGGGGGTGAGCGCGCTCGTGGCCACCGGCGGCGGGTTCCTCGCCCCCTCCGCCGCGGCCCAGGTGAAGGCGGCCCAGGCGGTCGACTTCCCGACGCGCTGCGTACCGCCGCCGATCTCCGGCATCCCGCCCATCGACGGCACGACCAGCGCCGAGATCACCGTCGACAACGCCGCACCCAGAGTCGGCGACACGGTCACCGTCACCTACACGGTGACCAAGCCCGCCGCGGGCAACCCCGTCGACCTGGCACTGCCCGCCGACATCATGACCCCGACCGGCAAGGTGACCCTCGGCGGCGCCCAGCCCGGCAGCGTCACCGTCGCCGGGCCCAAGAAGAACCCGCCCGTCCCCGGCAAGGCACCCTTCCCGGCGTTCTCCATGACCGGCACCTTCACGGTCACCGCGCCCGGCTCGATCACCCTCTCCCCGGGCGACTACAACATCCACACCAGCTACATCATGGAGCTCGACACCCCCTGCACGGTGACGAACCCGCCCGCACCCGTCTCGGAGACGATCGTCGCCACCGCCCAGCCCGGCGCCAACGAACGGTCCGTCACGCTCGGCACCGCCTCCGGCAGACCGGGCGACCAGGTGACCGTCACCGGCGCGAAGTTCACCCCCCTCGCGGACGTCACCGTCGCCGGCCGCGCCGGCGCGGCCGAGACCGCGGACAGGACGACCGTGAAGGCGAGCGCGACGGGCACCATCAGCGCCCGGCTCACGGTCACGGACAAGGCCACCACCGGAGTCGTCGCCTACGAGGGCCCCGCCTGGAGCGACGACAAGGGCGCGGGCCCGGCGGCCTACACCGTCGTCGACGACACCCCCGTGCCCGCGAACAGCCAGAAGCTCACCACGGCCGTGGCGGCCGGCACCCTGTCCATGACCCAGTCCGGTGACACCGTCCAGCTGACGTCCGTCGACTTCGGCAAGGGCGGCGCCGCCACCGGTGACCTCCACACGGTGACCGTCAAGGACTTCCGCGGCGGCCCCGCGGGCTGGTCCCTGACCGGCAAGGTCACCGACTTCACCGGCCCCGGCGGGAAGATCGACGCCGGCCGGCTGAGCTGGACCCCGGCCTGCACCACCAAGGCCGGCAGCCCCAGCACCTGCGCGGCGGGCTCCGCGGGCGCCGTCGGCACCGCCGGCGCCACCCTGGCCTCCACCCCCAACGGGGCGGTCACCGGCGGCGAGTTCACCGCGGGCGCGAAGGTGTCGCTGGACGTGCCGGCGTTCACCGCTCCCGGCGCCTACTCCGGCGTGCTGACCCTCACCCTCACCTGA
- the era gene encoding GTPase Era, translating to MSVHTPRSEAPHRAGFACFVGRPNAGKSTLTNALVGQKVAITSNRPQTTRHTVRGIVHRPDLNAQLVLVDTPGLHKPRTLLGERLNDVVRTTWAEVDVIGFCLPADQKLGPGDRYIAKELAGIKKTPKVAIVTKTDLVDSKTLAEQLVAVDRLGSELGLEWAEIVPVSAVGGKQVTLLGDLLVPLLPESPPLYPEGDLTDEPEQVMVAELIREAALEGVRDELPHSIAVVVEEMLPREGRPADRPLLDIHANVYIERPSQKGIIIGPKGSRLKEVGTKSRKQIEALLGTPVFLDLHVKVAKDWQRDPKQLRKLGF from the coding sequence ATGAGCGTTCACACCCCCCGTTCCGAGGCGCCGCACCGCGCCGGCTTCGCCTGCTTCGTCGGCCGCCCCAACGCGGGCAAGTCCACCCTCACGAACGCTCTGGTGGGCCAGAAGGTGGCCATCACCTCCAACCGGCCCCAGACCACCCGCCACACCGTACGCGGCATCGTCCACCGGCCCGACCTGAACGCCCAGCTCGTGCTCGTGGACACCCCCGGCCTGCACAAGCCGCGGACCCTGCTCGGCGAACGGCTCAACGACGTCGTCCGCACCACCTGGGCCGAGGTCGACGTGATCGGCTTCTGCCTGCCGGCCGACCAGAAGCTCGGCCCCGGCGACCGCTACATCGCCAAGGAGCTCGCCGGGATCAAGAAGACCCCCAAGGTCGCCATCGTGACCAAGACCGACCTCGTCGACTCCAAGACGCTGGCCGAGCAGCTCGTCGCCGTCGACCGCCTCGGCAGCGAGCTCGGACTCGAGTGGGCGGAGATCGTCCCGGTGTCGGCCGTCGGCGGCAAGCAGGTCACCCTCCTCGGCGACCTCCTCGTCCCGCTGCTCCCGGAGAGCCCCCCGCTCTACCCGGAGGGCGATCTCACGGACGAGCCGGAGCAGGTCATGGTCGCCGAGCTGATCCGCGAGGCGGCGCTGGAAGGCGTGCGGGACGAGCTGCCGCACTCGATCGCCGTCGTGGTCGAGGAGATGCTGCCGCGCGAGGGACGGCCGGCGGACAGACCGCTCCTCGACATCCACGCCAACGTCTACATCGAGCGCCCCAGCCAGAAGGGCATCATCATCGGCCCGAAGGGCAGCCGCCTCAAGGAGGTCGGCACCAAGTCCCGCAAGCAAATCGAGGCGTTGCTCGGCACCCCCGTCTTCCTCGATCTGCATGTGAAGGTCGCCAAGGACTGGCAGCGGGACCCGAAGCAGCTGCGCAAACTCGGCTTCTGA
- the ybeY gene encoding rRNA maturation RNase YbeY — protein MSIDVNNESGTEVDEQAILDIARYALARMRIHPLSELSVIVVDAEAMEQLHVQWMDLPGPTDVMSFPMDELRPPVKDDEEPPQGLLGDIVLCPEVAKKQGEDAPTRHSMDEELQLLTVHGVLHLLGYDHEEADERAEMFGLQAAIVDGWRAEKGLTGPSPAPTVS, from the coding sequence ATGTCGATCGACGTCAACAACGAGTCCGGAACCGAGGTCGACGAGCAGGCGATCCTCGACATCGCCCGCTACGCGCTCGCGCGGATGCGCATCCACCCGCTCTCCGAGCTCTCGGTGATCGTCGTGGACGCCGAGGCCATGGAGCAGCTGCACGTGCAGTGGATGGACCTGCCCGGCCCCACGGATGTCATGTCCTTTCCCATGGACGAGCTGCGTCCGCCCGTCAAGGACGACGAGGAGCCCCCGCAGGGGCTCCTCGGCGACATCGTGCTCTGCCCCGAGGTGGCGAAGAAGCAGGGCGAGGACGCGCCGACCCGGCACTCCATGGACGAGGAGCTCCAGCTGCTCACCGTCCACGGGGTGCTGCACCTGCTCGGGTACGACCACGAGGAGGCCGACGAGCGGGCCGAGATGTTCGGCCTGCAGGCGGCGATCGTCGACGGCTGGAGGGCGGAGAAGGGCCTGACCGGCCCGTCCCCGGCGCCGACCGTCTCATGA
- a CDS encoding carbohydrate kinase family protein: MITTDGEQQQHAAHVDPLGALRTGGDPACDVFLTGTVFLDIVFTGLDTAPVRGTETWARGMGQSPGGVANMATALARLGLRTSLAAAFGDDFYGDYCWDALEQGEGIDLSLSRTVPGWHSPVTVSMAYEGERTMVSHGHEAPLSETAPAAVPRARAAVASLVPGRLEPWIAEAAGQGARIFADVGWDETGRWDLRALPDLERCEAFLPNAAEAMRYTRTDCPRAAARVLAEKVPLAVVTLGADGAYAVDGATGETAEVPAIAVEALDPTGAGDVFVAGFVTGTLAGWPLADRLAFAGLTAALSVQEFGGSLSAPGWSEVAAWWQYVRGCADQDPEALARYAFLARLLPAPDRPWPLRRAVPTIGFRRPV, encoded by the coding sequence GTGATCACGACCGACGGAGAGCAGCAGCAACACGCCGCGCACGTCGACCCGTTGGGTGCCCTGCGCACCGGAGGGGATCCGGCGTGCGACGTCTTCCTCACCGGCACGGTCTTCCTCGACATCGTCTTCACCGGACTGGACACCGCTCCGGTGCGCGGCACCGAGACATGGGCGCGCGGCATGGGCCAGAGCCCGGGCGGCGTCGCCAACATGGCCACCGCGCTCGCGCGGCTCGGGCTGCGCACCTCCCTCGCCGCGGCCTTCGGCGACGACTTCTACGGCGACTACTGCTGGGACGCCCTGGAACAGGGCGAGGGCATCGATCTGTCCCTGTCGCGGACCGTGCCCGGCTGGCACTCCCCGGTGACGGTCTCCATGGCGTACGAGGGCGAGCGCACGATGGTGTCCCATGGCCACGAGGCCCCGCTGTCCGAGACCGCCCCGGCGGCGGTGCCCCGGGCCCGGGCCGCCGTGGCCTCCCTCGTGCCCGGCCGGCTGGAGCCCTGGATCGCGGAGGCGGCGGGCCAGGGTGCCCGGATCTTCGCCGACGTGGGCTGGGACGAGACCGGCCGCTGGGACCTCCGCGCCCTGCCCGACCTCGAACGGTGCGAGGCCTTCCTGCCCAACGCCGCCGAGGCGATGCGGTACACCCGCACCGACTGCCCGCGCGCGGCCGCCCGGGTGCTGGCCGAGAAGGTGCCCCTCGCCGTCGTCACGCTCGGCGCCGACGGCGCGTACGCCGTGGACGGCGCCACGGGCGAGACGGCCGAGGTGCCGGCGATCGCCGTGGAGGCGCTGGACCCCACGGGTGCCGGTGACGTCTTCGTGGCGGGCTTCGTCACGGGCACCCTCGCCGGCTGGCCCCTCGCGGACCGTCTCGCCTTCGCCGGGCTGACCGCGGCGCTGTCCGTCCAGGAGTTCGGCGGTTCGCTGTCCGCGCCCGGCTGGTCCGAGGTGGCGGCCTGGTGGCAGTACGTCCGGGGCTGCGCGGACCAGGACCCCGAGGCGCTCGCCCGCTACGCCTTCCTGGCCCGGCTCCTGCCCGCCCCCGACCGCCCCTGGCCGCTGCGCCGGGCGGTCCCGACGATCGGCTTCCGGCGGCCGGTCTGA
- a CDS encoding MmcQ/YjbR family DNA-binding protein gives MTSRRLKELCLEQNAAVEDFPFGPEVSVFKVAGKMFALSDLAATPLTVSLKCDPDEAVRLRAAYPAIVPGYHLNKRHWNTVTVGELPARMVRELVEDSYDLVVAGLPKAERLRLDRP, from the coding sequence CTGACGTCGCGCCGGCTGAAGGAACTCTGCCTGGAGCAGAACGCCGCGGTGGAGGACTTCCCCTTCGGTCCCGAGGTCTCGGTCTTCAAGGTCGCCGGGAAGATGTTCGCCCTCTCCGACCTGGCCGCGACCCCGCTGACGGTGTCGCTGAAGTGCGACCCGGACGAAGCGGTCCGGCTGCGCGCCGCGTACCCGGCGATCGTCCCCGGCTACCACCTGAACAAGCGCCACTGGAACACGGTCACGGTGGGGGAGCTCCCGGCCCGTATGGTCCGGGAGCTCGTCGAGGACTCCTACGACCTCGTGGTCGCCGGCCTGCCGAAGGCGGAGCGACTGCGCCTCGACCGGCCCTGA